Part of the Salvelinus fontinalis isolate EN_2023a chromosome 1, ASM2944872v1, whole genome shotgun sequence genome is shown below.
GTCTGGAGTCTAGACCGTTATTAGGTTAATCATGGTGTTATTAGATAAATCGTGGTGTTCAGTCTGGAGTCTAGACCGTTATTAGGTTAATCATGGTGTTATTAGATAAATCATGGTGTTCAGTCTGTAGTCTAGACCGTTATTAGGTTAATCATGGTGTTATTAGATAAATCGTGGTGTTCAGTCTGGAGTCTAGACCGTTATTAGGTTAATCGGGTTGTTCAGTCTGTAGTCTAGACCGTTATTAGGTTAATCATGGTGTTATTAGATAAATCATGGTGTTCAGTTTGTAGTCTAGACCGTTATTAGGTTAATCATGGTGTTATTAGATAAATCATGGTGTTCAGTCTGTAGTCTAGACCGTGATTAGGTTAATCATGGTGTTATTAGATAAATCATGGTGTTCAGTCTGTAGTCTAGACCGTGATTAGGTTAATCATGGTGTTATTAGGTTAATCGTGTTGTTCAGTCTGTAGTCTAGACCGTTATTAGGTTAATCATGGTGTTATTAGATAAATCATGGTGTTCAGTCTGGAGTCTAGACCATTATTAGGTTAATCGTGTTGTTCAGCATGTATTCTAGACCATTATTAGGTTAATCATGGTGTTCAGTCTGTAGTCTAGACCATTATTAGGTTAATCATGGTGTTCAGTCTGTAGTCTAGACCGTGATTAGGTTAATCATGGTGTTATTAGGTTAATCATGGTGTTCAGTCTGTAGTCTAGACCGTTATTAGGTTAATCATGGTGTTCAGTCTGTAGTCTAGACCGTTATTAGGTTAATCATGGTGTTCAGTCTGTAGTCTAGACCGTTATTAGGTTAATCATGGTGTTCAGTCTGTAGTCTAGACCGTTATTAGGTTAATCGTGGTGTTCAGTCTGTAGTCTAGACCGTTATTAGGTTAATCGTGGTGTTCAGTCTGGAGTCTAGACCGTTATTAGGTTAATCAGGTTTGTTCGTGCTGGGCTGGTGGAAAAGCCTACACACTCGGTACATTAGCTCTCCAGGACCCCTGCATTAGTTGGAGCCCCCTACGTCAGTACTAAAGACTTGTGTTTGTATGCCTCCACATCAGCTAACGCGATGCATGATCATTCATCATCCCACAGTCTGTTAAAGGTGTTTGATATAGTTTGAGTTCGAACCAAGGCCGTTAATTAGCTTAGCATGTTCACTGTCACTAGGCATTTAATGTGGTGCAAAATTGCCCCAAATCAGTTCACTATATCATTACATAATGAATAGTGCTAAATATTCCATGACATGCAATCAAATGGAATTGCTTAACAGCAAATGCTTCCTCTGCTCTGACACTCAAACATTATCAAGAGAACCTGTGGTGATGCATTTGTCATGATGTTAATTCAAATCGTGTGTGTCTATTTCCCCATTAGCCTTTTCATTGTGATGTTAAGCTAGCTGCCTGTGTTTCCCAGAGACAATAacagtgtctgtctctctgtgtgtaaatTCCAGGCTGAGTGACTGATGTGCCTCTCTGTGTGTTAATTACAGGCTGAGCGACTGAAGGAGCAGGCTAGTTGGGAGAATGAAGAGAGAGCGGTGTCCTATCTGATGACTAGCATACATCACCCTCGTCCTCCCACTAAGGTCTACAGTAAGAACCCCTTCAGAACATATGAGCGTCGCCCCACAACCGCTGGAGACCAAAGACTGCACGACTCTGAGGAATGTAGTGATGACGAAGATGAGGATGATTCTGATGGATCGCCACCCATCCTAACGAAAGCCCATGCTATGTTTGGTGTCAAGAGAAAGGTGAGAGCTGGAAATTAGTTATTTTACACATTTCCTCATTGCAGAGGTGGCTGCAGTGTGattggctggttatagtgtttaCATAGGAATGGAAAAAGAAGGGAGTTCAATTGAATGTTATCTAATAGTTTCAGAATGATTGTTTTCCATCATTATATAATGCAACTTGGTATCTGAAGATGTGTTGTCTACCAACTAAGATGTGTTAAATGTTCTTGGCTGCAATGAAAGATTCACTCAATTCTCTAGATTATGTTCAATAATCCTCCGTACAGTACAACAAACAGTTGTGATTTCTCTGGTGCTTTGGAGGCTGTTGTGTAGCAGGCAGGCCAACTGAACCTTGTTCTATTGTCAGGGGTCATGGTTAAGGCAGACAGACTGAACCTTGTTCTATTGTCAGTGGTCATGGTTAAGGCAGACAGACTGAACCTTGTTCTATTGTCAGTGGTCATGTTTAAGGCAGACAGACTGAACCTTGTTCTATTGTCAGGGGTCATGGTTAAGGCAGACAGACTGAACCTTGTTCTATTGTCAGTGGTCATGGTTAAGGCAGACAGACTGAACCTGGTTCTATTGTCAGTGGTCATGGTTAATTTAAATTCTTCCATGGTTTTCACATCTGTGTTGTCGATAGGCCACTGCTCCCTCGTGGTGAAGATGATATTACAACAGATTGTGGTCTAGAAGTTAGGAACCCGCTCTATTTCACACAGCAGTAATATGTCCTCTAGATAAGACTGCCTGCTGATGGTTGTTGCAGATAATTAGTGAATTTGTTACAGGATTGCTTTCATAGTCCTCACTGGGCTTAATCACTACGACAAAAAGAAAGTGACATCCTTGTAATACCCACTCATTGAAAAACTGGAGCGTATGTAGAATGTGGTCTGAGTTAACTCTGCCTGTCTCATTTGTGGTTCTCTAAACCAGTCAGCCTTCATCTGTGGGAAAGAGTTGCTCAAGCGTTCGAGGCTCACATTGTGTGGTTTGAGCATTTTACATTCAGAACAAAAGTTTACAATGAGGCCCGGTCCTCCCTGCAGACATTTAACCAGAGCcttgagtgtctctctctgttgctaTTAAACCTCAGAAAGAGTTTAGAGAGGAAGTATTATGTTTATTTTAACCTTTTTTCCCCCCATCTGTTTTGTCTGTCTTGGAGAGCAGTTGTGCTCAGAAATGGAAAGTAAGTTTAGTCCAGGACtaagcttaatctgtgtccgaGAAAACGGCCCTAAAGTTTAACATTTGATCTGTGTTTGtgttccagagagagagagctgagagagctgtcATGCTCAAGAAGAGAGGTCGCAAGAGAAGAAGGATTAATAGCAGTGTGACGACAGAGACCATCTCAGAGACGACGGAGGTTCTGAACGAACCGTTTGACAACTCTGAGGACGAGAGGCCCATGCCCCTGCTGGAGAGAACCTGCGGGGTGGgcgagatggaggaggaggggctgAGGAAACCAGTGAAGCGACGCAGAGGTCGTCCACGGCTGGAGAAAAACATGGACAGAGACAATCGTGAACACTGGAATGAAGGTAACTAAATCAGATGTTTTTAAGAAGCTGTATTTTAAGTTGTAAGTTATAACTGACAGCATACAGCCCTTTAAATCTTAACATCACAACACCAATTTGCTCAAATCACTGATGATCTTTTCTTTCTTCTAGTAGCCGGTGTCCTGTCAAAGAAACCGGGCAGGCCTCGAGCGGTTAAGCGCAAGAAGGGCTGGCCCAAAGGAGTGAAAAGGGGGCCTCCAAAATGGCGTctgaagaaggagaggaagatggGCTTCAAGCTGAACCTGTACACTCCCCCCGAGACGCCGCTGGAGGCCGAGGAGCCCCACATCCAGGCCGAGGAGCCCAAGGAGGAGCCGGAGGACCAGGACAAGGCCTCGACCATCACGGAGGAGGAGTCAGAGCCCGGCAGAGACCTGGCCGGTCGGGACACAGATATGGACAAGCGCCTGCCCTCAGAGCCCCACAGTCACATGGAGGAAGAGAGTCCTAGTAAACTGAGCTCCCCTGGGGTATCTCCTGTGGCTTCTCCCATGGCCTCTTCTCCAGTAGCCTCCCCTATGGCCTCTAGAGCTAGCTCCcctgtcttctctcctgttggcTCCGCTATGTGTTCTCCCGTCAGATCCCCCATCCGTGACGAGCCACCGGAGGAGGACCCACAAGACAGTGAGCACGGGAACTCTCAAGCTCCTTCTCCATCTAAACAGCTGGACCACAGCACTGAAAGATCAGCCGAGGATGATGAAGACGACGAGGCCACTCACCTGGACGCGGACGATGAAGACGAGAGTCGCGTCGAGTCGACTACAGAGCCAGAGAAAGAGGAGCGGAAGCAAGAGCCAGAGCCTTGTCAGGAGCCTCCTGAAGCGGAGTCCTGCACCACCCTGACTTTTTTACATCCAAATGACAACAATAAGGATTCTGGACGACGTCAGGAGGGGTCTGAAGGGATGGCCTATTGGCGCGAGGAGGAGCGGCCGGCCAACACTGGAGACGAGAGAAGAGACGGTATCCAGGAACAGGCACCAAccgcagtagcagcagtagactCTGATCACCCTGTTGACTCCGAGTCAGAGGAGAGTAGCAGTCAGGAGGCTCGACGCCAGCCCCAGCAGAcagaaagggatagagagaggcttGTTGCTCTGAATCCTTCTGCTGTGCTGAGAGACCGAGAGGAGGACCGAGAGGAGGACCGAGAGGAGGACCGAGAGGAGGACCGAGAGGAGGACCGAGAGGAGGACCGAGAGGAGGACCGAGAGGAGGACCGAGAGGAGGACCGAGAGGAGGACCGAGAGGAGGACCGAGAGGAGGACCGAGAGGAGGACCGAGAGACGGCCCAGGCCGTGCAGAGCCTCACCCAGGAGACAGAGCGCGACACAGAGACACCGCAGGACAGCTCCAGCTCGGTGTTCCACCAGGAGGCGAGCCACAGCCTGCAGACCCACCCCATGGTCCCCCATAGCCCCCCTCACACCCTAACCTCGCTGGACGAAGGCTGCCCCCAGTCGGACCACAGCAGCCCCCTGTCCTCGGCCCACTCCCACCCCAGTCAGTCGGTGCGCTCTGTCAGCAGCCCGGCGTTGTCCATCCTGGAGAGTAGCAGAGGCAGCAGCAGTGGAGGTAGTGGCGCAGGAGGAGGTTACACCCAGATCAGCCCTGACCACGGCTCCAGCAGCGGAGCCTCCATCTcagtcccctcctccctccacaaCATGGAGACCAGCCCCATGATGGACGTGCCGTCGGTGTCGGACCACTCGTCCCAGCAGGTGGTGGACAGCGGCTTCAGCGACCTGGGCTCCATCGAGAGCACCACAGAGAACTATGAGAACCCCAGCTCTTACGACTCCACGCTGGGGGGCAGCATCTGTGGTGGGGCCGGGGGTCCGGGCGGACCTGGGGGCCCCCCTCAGAACAGCTGTTCCTACGGCCCCCTCCCCCCCAGCGGCCTGGTGCAGAGCAGCTGTGCCGTCAGCCAGCAAATGGGGGGCGTCAACCCTGGAAGCTGTGGCATGATTCAGCAGAATAGCCTAAGCTCCCCGCAGCACTGCAACGTCAAGTCaccacagggctgtgtggtggtggtggagagacCACCGAGTAATGGTCAACACAGTCAGAGGACTCAGCACAGTCAACACAGCCAGCACAGTCACAGTCAAACAATCACACACAATCCCCATGGCCATACTAGGCACACTATCACGCCACACAATCAGCATCCGCAACATAATCAGCCTCACAGCGCTCCACACAATCAACACAGCCAGATAACGCaacacaacccacacacacaccctacacacagtCAGCCACATGGTGTACATCACAATCAACACAGCCTTCACAATCAACACAGCCTTCACAATCAACACAATCAACACGGTCAACACAGCCTTCACAATGAACACGGTCAACACAGCCTTCACAATCAACACAGTCAACACAGCCTTCACAATCAACACAGCCACAGTCAGCAACAGGCCATGACACAGTGTGGCATGCCTACCAACTTCACGGCGCCCATTCAGCTAGCTGACATCCCTGAGTCAGGCAACCCCAACCTGAGCAACATCTATGAGAGGATGAACCAGGAGGGCTATGGCAGCGGTCATTACTCCCAGCCCTCAGCCACCTTCAGCCTGGCCAAACTGCAGCAGCTGACCAACACCCTCATAGACCACCCTCACTCTCTGCCTTTTAACCACTCTGCCTCCCACTCCCACCCTATCACATCCTATGCAAACAGTACCTCCCTGTCATCACACTCGCAGCACTCTGGCCTGGTGTCTCTGTCCCAGTCCCCCCACCCCGGCCACCCTCGCCCCCATGGGGTCTCTCCTCACCCCGGTGGCCCCCAGGTCCAGGTGCAGGCCACCATGACCCcccctctgacctcctcccacccCCTCAGTTCCCCACAGATGATGCTGCAGCGCAACGCCATGGGCATCCCCAACATCCCTACCTCCCAGTGGACTCTACAGGCTCAGATGGCCCCCGGGGGACCCAAGGGCCCCACACACATTGCCATGCGCTCCAAGTCAGCggcctctggtctctcctcccacccccaccaccagCAGCAGATGTACAGCCACACCCGCGGGCCCCTCCAGACAGTCACCATGCAGGCCCCCTCATCCCGGACGCTGGCAGCCATGCCAAGGGGCATGAACATGGGCACGGTCAACATCATGCCGGCCCCTGGCAATCCCTACAACCATGCTGTTAGTGTCAACTCCATGAACATGCCCTCTGCCTCCATCAACCACGCCATGAACGGCTACCACGTCACAACCCAGGGGCCAACCATGATGGCGGCCAACGGTGGTTACCACAGCAACCAGATGTCGGGCCACCAGATGACGGCGGCCTACATGAACCAGTCGCCCGGGGCCCAGTACGCCTCTATGCAGATGGGCATGATGGGAACACAGCCATACCCCCAGCAACCCATGCAGGCTCCGCCGCACAGCAACATGTACTCTTCAGCAGGTCAGCACGGATACATGACCAACACTGGACCCATGTCCAAGCAGACACTCAAAGGGCCTTTCATCAGACGGTAACCCTCGGTTACTGACCTAACGGTTAAAGAAACCGTAACTAATGACAAACAAACTGAATCAATCTGACTGGATGTTTAAATCACACAAATGTGCATTATTATTACTATGAGTCCTAGATGCACAAATTTggcctttttttgtttgttgataatgtttgtttgttttcattTAGTTTATAGTTACTTAAAAACCAGCACTTGGAAAGAATGCAAAAAGTTTCATCAACAAGCAAACTTTTTACAACAAGCTCCTATCTATGTCAAAGTATTTTTGTTCCTAACAGATTTGTGTTCTTTTAGGTTCTAAGCCTTACGTCATGaagataaaaatgtatttaattagtATTAGTCTCCCTGGTCACTCCTTAgggtagaggggggaggagactGGGAAGAGATTTCATCACCGGGAGTGAGTGTAGTTATGTAGCAGCCTCAAACTAAGCCATCTAATGTGCCTGCTACAAACAGACTTAAACAAGTGGATATTCCTAGAACCTGTTCAGTGTACCTGTCTAACAGTGCTGACGATTAGTTTGTACTATACTCATGCCTTTGtatatttaaattattgtacTTATTTTGTAAAGCATGCTTCGGTCTCCAGTCTCCGTTAGTAACAGTGCATTGAGTAGTACTGTACAAGTGTTGTGCTTAATAGCAAGCCATTCTAAATATATTTTGGCCTTTATTAGGTTCCCCCTCTCACAGGGCGGGGGGAGAAAGATGAAACTATATTTTGTTAATTCtaataatgtaaaaaaaagtGTAAACTTCTTTAGTCCTGTTCTTCTGTATGTTTGAGAGGTTTCATTGCTATGTATGTATAATTCTGAAGTCTTTTGTAACAGATGTCCTTCCTTGAGGCAGCTTTCTGTTTTATAACACAGAAGACTGATTTCTGTCAAGATAACTAAGCATATCTCAGTGTTTGTACCCTGACTCTGATTCTAAAACATTTCAAAGAGGTGTACCAATGTCGAAATGTGGcggaatttaaaaaaaacaactaaaTGATTGatgattattattaataataaagaAATATACATTTAGTCCAAAGTCAATATTTTACATAAAGCCTTTAAAAAGTAACGTTTTCATTCCATCTGTAGATTTTTTTTCTATCTTTATAAAATGTTGGATTTATATTTTACAAAATGGATAAGACTAGAGGTTGTGACTAGACCAAACTAAGCTAACGGATTGCATGTAAAAAGCAACTTGTGTTTTTGTCTATATTGCTCTTTTGTAGCCTTTCTACCTGTACAGAATGGCTGGTAGGGTGAGAGCCAGGTCTCCCACTGTAAATGTGCACAAACGAGCAGTCCTTTGTTGATGCCATTCTCCTTTGTCAGTCACTTAAAAATGGTGTACATTTTAGCATAAAATAAATTAGGATTGACCATGCACACAATTTTACTCCACTGATTTAACTCCATTGACAATTGACTTCAGATTAATTGGGAGATTTGAAGTTCAAAATGTTCAACGACAGACTTCTAAGCCAAGGCAATGTCTTATTTATAATACTTGAGCATTTAGTTTAaaagggcaatctgcagttgatgcatacatttttttcacTGTGTGATGTATAGCCATGGATTATTGAATAATATAACTGAAATGCCTCATGACCTTAGTTGTACCCAATtacaacccaaaatataagcatgTTTTACTCcaaatgtttgtaaaaaaaaaagtcaatgTGAACACtgcttcaaaacatggttaaaactcattctgatttcaTGGATGGTCTGTCAGTATACATGTATGGATACAAGATCTTCATCTGACTCtgcttctcacagcaggaaaataatcctgcagcaacaggaaatgtgaattatgtggattataattaatggacatttttgttgaggttgatacattttttggttagggaaaatcaagtctgaaatgttaaagtggaaattactgaCTTTAGATGCCTTTAcaatttgcatttcctgctgcgcAGGAAAATTATTTATGACAAAGTGATCAAATTTAGATAGCAGTTCTGTAGCTCTTGTCTATGAATTTCAGTGTTCAAATTTCTCGAGCCCCTTCCCTTAGCGGTTTACCAAAACAAGTGGCGAAGTGTTGCTTTGTTATTGCTTTGTTTGAACTCTGGATGTCCACTTTAACTCTTTTAAATTTGAAGTACAATTGGAGTACAGTATTTTTGAAGTACTAGGAAACCTACTTGTTTGACAATTTTTTCACTGTACACATTTCTTGTGGAACCAAATGATCTAAATTAAATACATTTCCCTTTTCTCAGGGTGCATCGATCACATTTGATCCTTCtattcatcctcctctctttccttgtcCTTTTCTTCTCCTCCTTTTCCCTTGTCAGTCGTCACTCCGTCCCTCTGTTCTAAGAGGTAAGTGTCCAGCTGCCTGAGCTGTTTCAGGAAGCCCCAGTTGGGGATGATACGCCTGCGTCGCTTCACGTGGTCCACGGCGTCCACCACCGTCATGTTCTTACAGATCATCAGGTAGGCCAGGAACAGGGTGGCTGACCGACTTCTCCCCATCACACAGTGCACCAGCAGCTTATCTAATGGAAATGCATAGAAAAACATGACTGGAAGGAGGTGTTTGTTATTAGAATAGAATggaacggtaccccctgtataattACTTTAATGAATAAGCATTAATAACTTACATTTTGTCAACATTTATAAACATGTTAAAGCATTTGTGTCAATGCTTTCTAAAGCATTTATAAGCACTTATAATTGCTTATTCATTTAAGTTGTATTAAAATGTCACTCACTAAGACTAACTTACTCTCAGGTATGTTGAGTGTTTGGTCGATGAACTGGGCTGCAGAAAAGAAGTACTGGCTAAGGTCAAAGGTTGGAGTATCCTCCGCCACGACCCCATAGTAGACCACGTCCATGTCGCCGTAGTACTCCGCACCCGTGTCCACATTATTCCACGTCCCCTCTGCTGCGTTCAGGATGTGGGTCATGCCCAATTTCTTCAGGTTGTATTTGTCTTTGGCACTCTCTCTGTCAATGTAAGGATTTACTAACCTGAGTGCCAGTCAgtttgtgctatcatgccaactGTTTACAATGATCAAATGGAATTGGCAAGAGCACAAATAGATTGGGCACCTGGCTAAGGATGCAGGGACCTGTACTGCAGGTAGAAGACAAAGGGTGTACTCAAACAGTTAATACATCAGGCAGTAGGTAACTTATAATTATGTATGCAATACTCAGAATACTGAACAGATATAACACTTAAGGTAAATAATATCCTGGCTGGCCATagacaatatactgtatgtaggtcCTATATCTATGGTTTCTGgtctcttgccaactccttagGGAAATGTCAAGCCAAACATTTGACATGAAaatgagtgacaaggagttggcattATAGAACAAACAGACTATGTTTAATTTGATCTCTTACAGAACACCGACTGCCTAACTTACTCATCTCCAATCCAGACGTTGGGCCAGACCTGGTTGATGTGAGTGTACTCCATGCAGTCACGGTTAAGGATCTTCTCCAGCTCATAGCCTCCAGGTGTAACGTATTCCACCACAGGTTCAGGTGGCTTCATCTTAGGAACAAACTTTTTCTTCACAGTCGCACACCTCTTGGAGCTCTGAGATGCCATGTTTATCACAATAGCTTCTTGCTTTCACACAGGATCCATTCccttaaaaatataaaataacgTTTTGATTTGGAGCTATTTCCTTCCAACGTGCCACAAAGACAATGTCGTAAGACTGGTATCTATAGCACATTTTTGTTAATGTGCATTTTAGGCATTATTTAAATACCTAACATGCACTGGCAACAGTTAGAATTAGAATTCTGGTCAAAGAACAACATACCAAGAGATTTTAATTGAAGTCCTTTACTGTACTCCCTCTAAAAGTCAGCAAGTGTAGCCTTTTGTGTGTTTCCTGTTGTCAACAGTTGGAGGAAACAAATAGAACCCAATGCTCGAAGTTTAATTCTGGGAGCCTGACGAGAGTCGTCGGTCGGGAGCACAGATTGTATAACTGGACAGGCATCAAATTGAGAGGATATTTTTAGTGCTCTGACGTGCAAGCAAGGCCCCCTGACCTTAGCCTTAGCGGCTGAGTAACTTGCATGTAGGGAAAAACCTCCTCAGTCATAGTTTGCGTCCAGAATGGCATCCTATTGTGCTGTATTTTTTAACGAGAGCCCCCAGAGTCCCCAATgcaggctctagtcaaaagtagtgccctatatagcgaacagggtgtcatttcagatgcAAACATCTACTAAACAGAGCTGGGAACTTTAATCTCTGCTGCTGGCAGAAGGAAGCTGGGCTGTGCTTATCCTAACTTTGCCTTCGCCAAACGATATATCCCATATTCACTCGAGTGAACAGGGTAT
Proteins encoded:
- the LOC129861213 gene encoding dual specificity phosphatase 29-like yields the protein MASQSSKRCATVKKKFVPKMKPPEPVVEYVTPGGYELEKILNRDCMEYTHINQVWPNVWIGDEESAKDKYNLKKLGMTHILNAAEGTWNNVDTGAEYYGDMDVVYYGVVAEDTPTFDLSQYFFSAAQFIDQTLNIPENKLLVHCVMGRSRSATLFLAYLMICKNMTVVDAVDHVKRRRRIIPNWGFLKQLRQLDTYLLEQRDGVTTDKGKGGEEKDKEREEDE